In Syntrophorhabdaceae bacterium, the genomic window CGAAGCCGAGGAAGGCCTCGCCCATCATGTTCGTTGCCAGCCAGTATCTGTGATCGTTCTTGACCTGATCCCAGAAGAATTTCTTTTTCTGGCGGATGCCGTCGATTGATTTGTTCAGGCAGCCCGGGAAGAGGTTTGCGAAGGTCCAGACAACTTTATCAACTTCTGCGTCGAGAAGTGAGAAATCGTACTCGTTCTTTTTCAGTTTTTCGTTGACCCATGCCCTGGCGTCTTTTGCTTCCTGGCCGGATTTAGGCTCGCCGTAAACGATCTCGCCGTTGACAACGTAGGAGTCGGTGATGACCTGAGGATTCCGTACCCAGGCGCCCTTGTCGTCTTTCAGGACGGGTATGGCCCGGGAGATGAGGTTCTTGGCCTTCATCTTATATGCGGACCACATCTCGCAGCTTACGCAGTTCCACATTGCATCTTCCGCGGTAAGGAACCAGGGGAGGAAGTCGGAGGAGCCGCCCACGGGGGCGCTGCCGTGTCTCGGGCCTGCCTGACCGAAAATGGCAAGGTCAGATGAAATTGCGATGTCGCAGGCAAGGCCGATCTCCTGGCCGCCGGCAACCCTCATACCGTTTACACGGCAGATGACCGGTTTCTTGCACATAAGAATGCTGTCAACCATATTGTTGAAAAGTTCCATGTATGAGCCGTATTCTTCCGGCCTCTTGCTGTAGTATTCTGAGTACTCTTTTGTGTTGCCGCCGGTGCAGAAGGCGTTCGGGCCTGTTCCTGTGAAAATCACGGCCACAACTTCGCGGTCCGTAGAGGAATTCTCGAAACCGGCGATGACGCCCTTCACCATCTCGGTGGTGTAGGAATTGTACTGCATGGGGTTGTTGAGCCTGATCCATGCGTTGTAAAGACCGGGGATAACATTGCCCTTCGGGTCTTTCAAGGGTTTCTTTTCGTACACTACGCTGGGAGCTTCCGTTCCCCACCACTGGGTACCGTGCCTGGAATGATCTTTCTTACCATTTTCTCTTGGCATCCATTCTAATCCCATACTTTCCTCCTAAAAGTTTTTGTGTAAAACCTTAAAAATCAGGTTTCAGGACAACGCGTTTTGCAGGCGAACCCGCCTTGTGGATCTCTTCAAAGGTTGCCGCGATGGTGCTCATGGGCCTTACTTCAACAAAGGGATCGATCTTGATCTTCTTGCTGAGGACCATGTCGAGGACGATCGGGTAGTACTCGGGCAGACAGCCCCAGGTGCCGATGACTTCGGCGTCGAAGGCCATCAGTTTGGAGAACATATACTCGCTCTTCGCCATACCGAAGCCGACGAGAATGAGTTTGCCCACAAATGAGAGCAGGTCGAGGGCGAGTTCCTGGCCGGCCTTGGAGCCGGTAACCTCGAAGATCTTCCAGCCCGTGTTGGCAAGGCCGTTGGCTTTGCAGTAGGTTCTCCACTCGCCAACGAGATCCTTGTTCGTTTTATCGAGGGTGCTGATGACGTGGTCACACCCGTAGTCCAATGCCCTTTTCAGTTTCTCGGGATTCCTTGCGATACCGATAACGGTCTTTGCGCCGAGCGCCTTTGCGGTCTGGGACATATATACGCCCACGCCGCCGGTTGCGCCGATGATGATGACATTATCGCCAGGCTGAAGGTCTGCCCTCTTGGATGCCTGGTAAGGGGTGGTGACTGCATCCGCTACGACGGCGAGCTGTTCCAGGGCGTAGCCTTTCTTGTCCTGTACGAGGCAAAGGTCTATCGTCGGAACCACGATGTGGCTTGCGAAACCACCGTATACGCCTATGGAGTTGCCGGGCATTTTCTGCGCCAGGCACCTGTTGCCCCGGCCGGTCTTGCAAAGGATGCACTGCCTGCAAGGCATAACGGCGGGGATGATAACCTCTTTGCCGATCCAGGCCGGATCGCCGGCGATAACGGTACCGGCTATCTCATGGCCCAGTGCCAGAGGGGGTTTGCTGACGGTGGGAACTCCGTCAAAGAAATATCCAAGGTCAGTGTGGCATACGCCGCACCCGGCGATCTCAACCAGGACTTCGCCTGCCTTCAGTTCGGGAACAGGGATCTCTGCCATCTCCAGCTTACCCGGTGTCGTCTCTTTAGTTTCTCTGTTGAATACGGTGGGTTGCACCATCTGCCACTGCTTTATTGTTTTTGGTACATCAGCCATTACAACACCTCCTTATATATTTGAGTGAACGTTGATCACCTCCTGAGAATTCTTACGTCATTCCGTAACCGCCATCCACGCACAGCAGTTGGCCCGTAATGTAGCGGGCGTCATCGGAAGCAAAAAATACGAAAGCCGGCGCGACATCTTCCGGGTCCGCGTATCTTCCAAGAAGGATCCGTTTGGTGTAGATCTCTTTGAGTTTCTCGTCCGTCGATATGGTATGTGTCATTTCGGTGGTAACGATGCCAAGGGAAATGACATTGGCCGTAACGTTGAACTTCGCGAGTTCCCTGGCCATTGATTTGGTCATGGAGATCACCCCGCCCTTGGCGGCGCTGTAATTGATCTGACCGATGGTGCCGACAACGCCGGCAACAGAGGTCACATTGACGATCCTGCCATAGCTCTGCTGCATAAAGTACTTCGAAGCCGCCTTCGCCATGAGCCAGGGACCTCTCATCTGGACATTCACGACCTCGTCCCAGGTATCCACGCTCATTTTGTGCATCATGGACGGTTTGGAAATACCCGCGTTGTTGATGACGATGTGGACCGAGCCGAAGGCCTCGGCACAGGTCTCGACTATCTTCTGCGCGTCCGCTTCCTGACCGACATCGCCCTTTACGGCGACAGCCTTTCTCCCCATCCCCTTGATGATCTCGACGACCTCATCGGCTGCCTTCTGGTTACCGGCGTAATTGATGACCACATTTGCGCCTTCACGCGCAAAGGCCACGCTGATAGCCCGTCCAACACCCCTTCCGCCGCCCGTTACAATTGCGCTCTTACCCTCTAACTTCATAACGGCCTCTCCTTTTCGTCGTTTTCTAACTTCTCAAGGTGCTGCAGTTCATTTGTGAAAAATTTTATAAACTTAATATTATCTTTCAGGCGGGAGCTATGTCAAGATAAAAAGTCTTGATATTAAGGGTGTTCCGGCTTTTCACACAATCCCGCCGCCGGGCTGTCAACCGGAAAATTCCGACGGTGTTCTGTTTGCTTTGGAGACGGGCTTCGGGGGCGTTTTTAACTTGAAAAAAGACAGGATATGGTTAATCATTGACAAAGGCTGAAAAATCCATCTTAAAGGCTTTCTTTCGTGGGAAAACATGCGCGCCTCCGTCTCACCGTCCTGTGCGAAAATATCGTGGCAAATCTCCGCGGTATCGGGGAGCATGGGTTTTCTGTGTTTGTCGAGACAGAAGGTGGGGCCTATCTTTTCGACACCGGTTCCGGCATAGGCATCCTCAGGAACTCCCTCACCTTTGAGAGAGACCTGCGCTCGGTAAAAAGGGTCCTCCTGAGCCACGGCCACTACGATCATACCGGCGGTCTGAAGGACGTTCTCAGCGTGACGGGACCCGTAGAGGTCCATTGTCACCCTGCCGCTTTCGACGAGAAATACGCCGTGGAGCATGAGGAAGGCGGGGTAAAGACCCGTTTCATCGGTATGCCCGAAAGGAGGGAGTCTCTTGAAAGCCGCGGTGCTGACTTCCGCCTGGGTTCCGGCTTCCGCGAGATTGCGGGCGGGGTATATCTCACCGGCGAAATACCGAGGCTTTCACCCTTCGAGACGGGTGACAGGCGCCTTCAGGTTAAAAATGGGGACATCTTCGAGGTCGATACGGTTCCTGACGACGGGGCCCTCGTGGTGTCGACGGAAGATGGACTGGTGGTTCTTCTGGGGTGTGCCCACGCCGGCATGGTCAACACCCTCGAGCACGTCCGCAAAAATCTTCCCGGCGAGCCCATCCGGGCCGTGATCGGCGGGACGCACTGGGGAGCCCTCCCTGAGGACGCCGTTGACGCATCGATCCGGGCGGTTGGTGAAATGGACATAGGTTCCATCGGTGTGTGCCATTGCACGGGTATGGCCGCCGCGTGGAGGCTCATCGGGGAGATGGGGAAGCGCTGTTTCTATGCTTCAGTGGGGACGGTCTTTGAGGTGTGAAAAGGCATACAGGCCTGTGCCGCGCACAGACGGGCGGACGGAGAGACGAGGAAAGGTACCCATATATTTCATAAGGAGGAATTTATGCCGGTTGTACTGGAATCACTGAGGGACGATGTTTTTACGATCACGTTGAACAGGCCCGACAAGAAGAATGCCATGGATCTGGATCTTCTCAAAGGCCTTTACGAGGCGCTGAAGAACGCTGCCGGAGAACAGGCGCCTTTTGTCGTTATACGGGGTTCGGGCGGGGCATTCTGCTCCGGTGGTGACATAATCGCCTTCAAGGAGGCGAAAGACGCCGAGGCGCTCATCGACGCCGAGGCGGGTGTCCTCAACGAGAGCATAAAGATGATCCGCAGCATCCCTGCCGTCGTCATAGCCGTCATGGAGGGTGTGGCCGTGGGCGCCGGAGTGGGTCTGGCCCTTGCCTGTGACCTTTCCATTGCGACGAAGAAGACCATCATGAACATGGGGTATCGCAGGATCGGCCTGACCCCGGATGGGGGAGGCAGTATTCTGCTGCCCCGCATTATCGGGGCAAAGCTTTTCAACGAGCTCTATCTCTTTTCGCGGAACGTTACAATGGATGAGGCAAAGGGCCTGGGTCTCGTCAATGTCGTGTGTGATGACGCGGAAGTGGACGGGAAGCTCGAAGAGCTTGTCCGTACCCTGAAGGCGCTCCCCATGGAGACGATGGGCAAATACAAGGACCTCGTGAACCGCAGCCTCTTCTTTGGTCTGGAGACACATCTTGACCTTGAACGCCGCTACGTGGCAGACCTTGCCGCGACACCGCTCTTCAAGCAGAGGCTCGATGAGTTCTTCAGGAAAAAATAGAACGTGAACGGTCTCTACCTCTTCGCGATAGCGGCCTACATCGGCATCCTGTGGTTTACCGGGATCTACGTGACAAGGAAGTCCCGGTCGGCCGATGCGTACCTCGTCGCGTCGCGGGGGCTGTCCGTGCCTTTTATCGCGGTCCTCATAGCGGGGACATGGATAGGGGGTGTATCCATCGTGGGCATGGCCCAGGGTTCTTTTATCCATGGCCTGTCGGCCCTGTGGTTCCAGGCCGGCATCTGGATAGCTATGTTCGTTACCGCCATGCTCCTGCCCAGGGTGCTTTCGGGCAAGAAGACCTATTCCATCCTCGATGTCGTGGGCGGACTCTACGACAGGAAGACGACGCGGCTTGCCGGTGTCCTCCAGCTTATTTTCTCGATATGGATCGTCACCATGCAGATCGTGGGCGGCGGCGCCATACTGTCCGTCCTCACGAAAGGGGCCATTTCCTACAACCAGGGCATGGTGCTTACAACCGTTGTCTTTACACTCTACAACGTCATGGGTGGTTTTGTGGCCACCGCCTATACGAACCTCATTCACATCTGCGCCATCGTTTTCGGTATCTTTCTCGGCGGCTTCTACGTCATCTTTTCAACGGGCGGCCTGCAGGCAATGGCACAGGAGGGTGGACACTATTACACCCCCTTCGGGGACCTGGGGGTTTCACAG contains:
- a CDS encoding enoyl-CoA hydratase-related protein — its product is MPVVLESLRDDVFTITLNRPDKKNAMDLDLLKGLYEALKNAAGEQAPFVVIRGSGGAFCSGGDIIAFKEAKDAEALIDAEAGVLNESIKMIRSIPAVVIAVMEGVAVGAGVGLALACDLSIATKKTIMNMGYRRIGLTPDGGGSILLPRIIGAKLFNELYLFSRNVTMDEAKGLGLVNVVCDDAEVDGKLEELVRTLKALPMETMGKYKDLVNRSLFFGLETHLDLERRYVADLAATPLFKQRLDEFFRKK
- the had gene encoding 6-hydroxycyclohex-1-ene-1-carbonyl-CoA dehydrogenase; this encodes MADVPKTIKQWQMVQPTVFNRETKETTPGKLEMAEIPVPELKAGEVLVEIAGCGVCHTDLGYFFDGVPTVSKPPLALGHEIAGTVIAGDPAWIGKEVIIPAVMPCRQCILCKTGRGNRCLAQKMPGNSIGVYGGFASHIVVPTIDLCLVQDKKGYALEQLAVVADAVTTPYQASKRADLQPGDNVIIIGATGGVGVYMSQTAKALGAKTVIGIARNPEKLKRALDYGCDHVISTLDKTNKDLVGEWRTYCKANGLANTGWKIFEVTGSKAGQELALDLLSFVGKLILVGFGMAKSEYMFSKLMAFDAEVIGTWGCLPEYYPIVLDMVLSKKIKIDPFVEVRPMSTIAATFEEIHKAGSPAKRVVLKPDF
- a CDS encoding 3-oxoacyl-ACP reductase FabG; amino-acid sequence: MKLEGKSAIVTGGGRGVGRAISVAFAREGANVVINYAGNQKAADEVVEIIKGMGRKAVAVKGDVGQEADAQKIVETCAEAFGSVHIVINNAGISKPSMMHKMSVDTWDEVVNVQMRGPWLMAKAASKYFMQQSYGRIVNVTSVAGVVGTIGQINYSAAKGGVISMTKSMARELAKFNVTANVISLGIVTTEMTHTISTDEKLKEIYTKRILLGRYADPEDVAPAFVFFASDDARYITGQLLCVDGGYGMT
- the oah gene encoding 6-oxocyclohex-1-ene-1-carbonyl-CoA hydratase, with product MGLEWMPRENGKKDHSRHGTQWWGTEAPSVVYEKKPLKDPKGNVIPGLYNAWIRLNNPMQYNSYTTEMVKGVIAGFENSSTDREVVAVIFTGTGPNAFCTGGNTKEYSEYYSKRPEEYGSYMELFNNMVDSILMCKKPVICRVNGMRVAGGQEIGLACDIAISSDLAIFGQAGPRHGSAPVGGSSDFLPWFLTAEDAMWNCVSCEMWSAYKMKAKNLISRAIPVLKDDKGAWVRNPQVITDSYVVNGEIVYGEPKSGQEAKDARAWVNEKLKKNEYDFSLLDAEVDKVVWTFANLFPGCLNKSIDGIRQKKKFFWDQVKNDHRYWLATNMMGEAFLGFGAFNTKKITGVDTIDFIKNRQLIAEGALNDDNYMAEILGKPQAK
- a CDS encoding MBL fold metallo-hydrolase, producing MGKHARLRLTVLCENIVANLRGIGEHGFSVFVETEGGAYLFDTGSGIGILRNSLTFERDLRSVKRVLLSHGHYDHTGGLKDVLSVTGPVEVHCHPAAFDEKYAVEHEEGGVKTRFIGMPERRESLESRGADFRLGSGFREIAGGVYLTGEIPRLSPFETGDRRLQVKNGDIFEVDTVPDDGALVVSTEDGLVVLLGCAHAGMVNTLEHVRKNLPGEPIRAVIGGTHWGALPEDAVDASIRAVGEMDIGSIGVCHCTGMAAAWRLIGEMGKRCFYASVGTVFEV